One stretch of Arachis duranensis cultivar V14167 chromosome 1, aradu.V14167.gnm2.J7QH, whole genome shotgun sequence DNA includes these proteins:
- the LOC107484537 gene encoding cationic amino acid transporter 6, chloroplastic-like isoform X1, with translation MSNINNMTIMLSNYFHSLSQTPQRLRKRVLATWTPEQEWNQVRQRSGADMKRKLNWYDLVALGVGGMLGVGVFVTTGSVALHHSGPSVFISYIIAGISALLSSLCYTEFAVQVPVAGGAFSYLRLTFGEFMGYFAGANILMEYVFSNAAVARSFTEYLSFAFGQNDPNVWRVEVHGMPKNYNMLDFPAVALILLLTLCLCHSTKESSILNLIMTIFHVIFFGFIIVAGYHNGSTKNLVSPKGIAPFGVRGVLDGAAIVYFSYIGYDSASTMAEEVKDPYKNLPIGIVGSVLITTLLYCLMALSLCMMLPYNKISDNASYSIAFLKIGWNWASNIVGAGASLGIVASLLVAMLGQARYLCVIGRARLVPSWLAKVHPSTGTPLNATLFLGLCTASIALFTELDIIIELVSIGTLMVFYLVANALIYRRYSITQNTHNAPPLYTLLFLFLLSLSSLCFSLSWKFNQQWWGLLLFGALFITITAFFQLVVVMHYNSNKVVITLTQQDPPHWLVPFMPWSPALSIFLNVFLMTTLKLLSFQRFAIWSCFITLFYVLYGVHSTYQAEEIEMMTIVNNNNNNPSSAESNLQAKVEIQVH, from the exons atgtCTAACATAAACAACATGACAATAATGTTATCAAACTACTTCCACTCTCTTTCCCAAACCCCTCAGAGGCTGAGAAAAAGGGTACTAGCAACATGGACACCAGAGCAAGAATGGAACCAAGTGAGGCAGAGGTCTGGTGCAGACATGAAGAGGAAGCTGAATTGGTATGATCTTGTTGCTCTTGGTGTTGGAGGAATGCTTGGTGTTGGTGTCTTTGTCACCACAGGTTCTGTGGCACTTCACCACTCAGGTCCTTCAGTATTCATATCATATATCATTGCTGGAATCTCAGCTCTTCTATCTTCTTTGTGTTACACTGAGTTTGCTGTTCAAGTCCCAGTTGCTGGTGGAGCCTTCAGTTACTTAAGACTAACCTTTG GAGAATTCATGGGATATTTTGCTGGGGCAAACATACTAATGGAATATGTGTTTTCAAATGCTGCTGTTGCAAGGAGCTTCACAGAATATTTGAGCTTTGCTTTTGGACAAAATGATCCAAATGTGTGGAGAGTTGAAGTTCATGGAATGCCAAAGAATTACAACATGTTGGATTTCCCAGCAGTGGCTCTAATACTGCTTCTTACTCTCTGCTTGTGCCATAG TACTAAGGAAAGCTCCATATTGAACCTAATCATGACAATATTCCATGTGATTTTCTTTGGATTCATCATAGTGGCTGGTTATCATAATGGAAGTACAAAAAACTTGGTTAGTCCAAAAGGGATAGCCCCTTTTGGTGTTAGGGGTGTTCTTGATGGAGCAGCAATAGTATACTTCAGTTACATTGGGTATGACTCAGCTTCAACCATGGCAGAAGAGGTCAAAGATCCTTACAAGAATCTTCCCATTGGAATTGTGGGTTCAGTTCTTATAACCACTTTGCTTTATTGCCTTATGGCCCTCTCTTTGTGCATGATGCTTCCTTACAATAAG ATATCAGATAATGCATCATATTCAATTGCTTTCCTTAAAATTGGTTGGAATTGGGCAAGCAACATAGTTGGGGCAGGTGCAAGTTTGGGGATTGTGGCATCTCTCTTGGTAGCCATGTTAGGCCAAGCAAGATATCTTTGTGTTATAGGAAGGGCAAGGTTGGTGCCATCTTGGTTAGCCAAAGTGCACCCTTCAACTGGCACCCCATTGAATGCCACACTATTTTTAG GGCTATGCACAGCATCAATTGCGCTTTTCACGGAGCTTGACATTATAATTGAGTTGGTGAGCATAGGCACTCTTATGGTGTTCTACCTTGTAGCCAATGCTCTCATCTACCGTAGATACTCCATCACCCAAAATACCCATAATGCCCCTCCTCTCTACACACTCTTGTTCCTTTTCCTCCTCTCCCTAAGTTCACTATGCTTCTCCTTATCATGGAAATTCAATCAACAATGGTGGGGCCTACTCCTCTTTGGTGCCCTCTTCATAACCATCACAGCATTTTTTCAACTCGTGGTGGTCATGCACTATAATAGTAATAAAGTCGTAATAACCCTAACTCAACAAGATCCTCCTCATTGGTTGGTCCCATTTATGCCTTGGTCACCCGCTCTCTCCATATTCCTTAATGTTTTCCTAATGACAACGTTGAAGCTACTCTCTTTTCAAAGGTTTGCTATATGGTCATGCTTCATCACACTCTTCTATGTTCTCTATGGTGTGCATTCTACTTATCAAGCTGAGGAGATTGAGATGATGActattgttaataataataacaataatccATCATCAGCTGAATCCAATTTGCAAGCTAAGGTTGAAATACAAGTGCACTAA
- the LOC107484537 gene encoding cationic amino acid transporter 6, chloroplastic-like isoform X2: MSNINNMTIMLSNYFHSLSQTPQRLRKRVLATWTPEQEWNQVRQRSGADMKRKLNWYDLVALGVGGMLGVGVFVTTGSVALHHSGPSVFISYIIAGISALLSSLCYTEFAVQVPVAGGAFSYLRLTFEYLSFAFGQNDPNVWRVEVHGMPKNYNMLDFPAVALILLLTLCLCHSTKESSILNLIMTIFHVIFFGFIIVAGYHNGSTKNLVSPKGIAPFGVRGVLDGAAIVYFSYIGYDSASTMAEEVKDPYKNLPIGIVGSVLITTLLYCLMALSLCMMLPYNKISDNASYSIAFLKIGWNWASNIVGAGASLGIVASLLVAMLGQARYLCVIGRARLVPSWLAKVHPSTGTPLNATLFLGLCTASIALFTELDIIIELVSIGTLMVFYLVANALIYRRYSITQNTHNAPPLYTLLFLFLLSLSSLCFSLSWKFNQQWWGLLLFGALFITITAFFQLVVVMHYNSNKVVITLTQQDPPHWLVPFMPWSPALSIFLNVFLMTTLKLLSFQRFAIWSCFITLFYVLYGVHSTYQAEEIEMMTIVNNNNNNPSSAESNLQAKVEIQVH, encoded by the exons atgtCTAACATAAACAACATGACAATAATGTTATCAAACTACTTCCACTCTCTTTCCCAAACCCCTCAGAGGCTGAGAAAAAGGGTACTAGCAACATGGACACCAGAGCAAGAATGGAACCAAGTGAGGCAGAGGTCTGGTGCAGACATGAAGAGGAAGCTGAATTGGTATGATCTTGTTGCTCTTGGTGTTGGAGGAATGCTTGGTGTTGGTGTCTTTGTCACCACAGGTTCTGTGGCACTTCACCACTCAGGTCCTTCAGTATTCATATCATATATCATTGCTGGAATCTCAGCTCTTCTATCTTCTTTGTGTTACACTGAGTTTGCTGTTCAAGTCCCAGTTGCTGGTGGAGCCTTCAGTTACTTAAGACTAACCTTTG AATATTTGAGCTTTGCTTTTGGACAAAATGATCCAAATGTGTGGAGAGTTGAAGTTCATGGAATGCCAAAGAATTACAACATGTTGGATTTCCCAGCAGTGGCTCTAATACTGCTTCTTACTCTCTGCTTGTGCCATAG TACTAAGGAAAGCTCCATATTGAACCTAATCATGACAATATTCCATGTGATTTTCTTTGGATTCATCATAGTGGCTGGTTATCATAATGGAAGTACAAAAAACTTGGTTAGTCCAAAAGGGATAGCCCCTTTTGGTGTTAGGGGTGTTCTTGATGGAGCAGCAATAGTATACTTCAGTTACATTGGGTATGACTCAGCTTCAACCATGGCAGAAGAGGTCAAAGATCCTTACAAGAATCTTCCCATTGGAATTGTGGGTTCAGTTCTTATAACCACTTTGCTTTATTGCCTTATGGCCCTCTCTTTGTGCATGATGCTTCCTTACAATAAG ATATCAGATAATGCATCATATTCAATTGCTTTCCTTAAAATTGGTTGGAATTGGGCAAGCAACATAGTTGGGGCAGGTGCAAGTTTGGGGATTGTGGCATCTCTCTTGGTAGCCATGTTAGGCCAAGCAAGATATCTTTGTGTTATAGGAAGGGCAAGGTTGGTGCCATCTTGGTTAGCCAAAGTGCACCCTTCAACTGGCACCCCATTGAATGCCACACTATTTTTAG GGCTATGCACAGCATCAATTGCGCTTTTCACGGAGCTTGACATTATAATTGAGTTGGTGAGCATAGGCACTCTTATGGTGTTCTACCTTGTAGCCAATGCTCTCATCTACCGTAGATACTCCATCACCCAAAATACCCATAATGCCCCTCCTCTCTACACACTCTTGTTCCTTTTCCTCCTCTCCCTAAGTTCACTATGCTTCTCCTTATCATGGAAATTCAATCAACAATGGTGGGGCCTACTCCTCTTTGGTGCCCTCTTCATAACCATCACAGCATTTTTTCAACTCGTGGTGGTCATGCACTATAATAGTAATAAAGTCGTAATAACCCTAACTCAACAAGATCCTCCTCATTGGTTGGTCCCATTTATGCCTTGGTCACCCGCTCTCTCCATATTCCTTAATGTTTTCCTAATGACAACGTTGAAGCTACTCTCTTTTCAAAGGTTTGCTATATGGTCATGCTTCATCACACTCTTCTATGTTCTCTATGGTGTGCATTCTACTTATCAAGCTGAGGAGATTGAGATGATGActattgttaataataataacaataatccATCATCAGCTGAATCCAATTTGCAAGCTAAGGTTGAAATACAAGTGCACTAA